The following are encoded together in the Drosophila takahashii strain IR98-3 E-12201 chromosome X, DtakHiC1v2, whole genome shotgun sequence genome:
- the LOC108056444 gene encoding uncharacterized protein, giving the protein MPVLKLATFYTQFFPSERVRCRELKRRRQLMRLLEERKLEIENQAQPKCPKEPANFELQSKHVIGSFQLRFERDPLSERLEITATLPSPRLPPETEPEPQDELLYELYVCSSQGRLLARIPFLESDYRRAAHRAINCMSI; this is encoded by the coding sequence atgccCGTTTTAAAGCTAGCCACTTTCTATACCCAATTCTTTCCCTCGGAGCGAGTGCGTTGCAGGGAGCTGAAGCGCAGGAGGCAGCTGATGAGGTTACTGGAGGAGCGAAAGTTGGAAATAGAGAACCAAGCTCAGCCGAAGTGCCCCAAGGAACCCGCGAACTTTGAACTCCAGTCGAAGCATGTGATTGGCAGCTTTCAGCTGAGGTTCGAGCGAGATCCGCTGAGCGAGAGGCTGGAGATCACGGCCACGCTGCCCAGCCCGCGACTTCCGCCGGAAACGGAACCGGAGCCGCAGGACGAGCTGCTCTACGAGCTGTACGTGTGCAGCAGCCAGGGTCGCCTGCTGGCCAGGATTCCCTTCCTGGAGAGCGACTACCGACGTGCCGCCCACAGGGCCATCAATTGCATGTCCATCTAG
- the LOC108056443 gene encoding V-type proton ATPase subunit F: MASRKKAMTPKHESDRMSEAGPKSGSESDLSDSEMQIYIKAVEDPNVLRIAVMADPEVTLGFLLAGIGYQRDRFRNYMMVESETPQEDLESFFLAVYRRANIGIIILDYDTAKRLRNVMQRCNQLLPVLVTVPNKSSLTTYLDKKERNRRLRQRDAY; this comes from the exons ATGGCATCCAGGAAGAAGGCTATGACGCCAAAGCACGAATCGGACAGAATGTCCGAGGCGGGGCCAAAATCGGGTAGCGAAAGCGATTTGAGCGACAGCGAGATGCAGATCTATATCAAAGCTGTGGAAGATCCGAATGTCCTGCGAATTGCGGTCATGGCCGATCCC GAGGTAACACTGGGCTTTCTGCTGGCTGGCATTGGCTACCAAAGGGACAGGTTTCGCAACTATATGATGGTGGAAAGCG AAACGCCGCAGGAGGATCTGGAGAGCTTCTTTCTCGCCGTTTACAGGCGCGCGAACATCGGCATTATTATTCTCGATTACGATACGGCCAAGAGACTTCGCAACGTGATGCAGCGATGCAATCAGCTGCTTCCTGTTTTGGTCACAGTGCCCAACAAGTCCTCGCTGACCACGTATTTGGACAAAAAGGAGCGCAATCGCCGACTTCGCCAAAGGGACGCCTACTAG